One Vallitalea pronyensis genomic region harbors:
- a CDS encoding MFS transporter: MLKKLIKPYVGLRKEIYIIFISRTINAMGAFVFPFLTLLLTKKIGLTEAEAGVYIAASGILVIPSSLIGGKIVDVIGRKKVIIIFETLAIFCYGSCFMLEPGIPMAYLLILSGVFFGIAGPAHDAMVADLTTPEQRTGAYSLNYLGFNFGYAIAQLFAGYLFAHHLKLLFIIDAVTALIGVALIGLFVGETIQETAKEKKEEKRVLEKSEKGSVFRVLFSRPILIMFAVALFGYRFIYSQWSFMLPLHTAFNFGEEAGPMLYGTLGAFNAVIVVCLTPLLTALFRKKTNVKRVIYAGILFFLGFGLLGFISTYEAFFACVFIFTLGEILEATSIMPFIMNHTPSSHRGRMSSVLPLIMGFGFTAGPLVMGSVLEATSFAFAWKVSAVIVGISTIGMLGINRFERNSRVIDDGMDKALNESARGSA, translated from the coding sequence ATATGTAGGCCTAAGAAAAGAAATCTATATTATTTTTATTTCAAGAACCATTAATGCAATGGGTGCATTTGTCTTTCCATTTTTGACATTGTTGCTAACGAAAAAAATTGGACTCACAGAAGCAGAAGCAGGGGTGTATATTGCAGCAAGTGGTATATTGGTTATCCCATCCAGCTTAATCGGTGGTAAAATTGTTGATGTTATTGGACGAAAAAAGGTTATTATCATATTTGAAACATTGGCCATATTCTGTTACGGCTCTTGCTTTATGCTAGAACCTGGTATACCAATGGCTTATTTACTTATTCTGTCGGGTGTGTTTTTTGGTATTGCTGGACCTGCACACGATGCCATGGTAGCCGATCTTACCACACCGGAACAACGAACAGGTGCCTATTCACTTAACTACTTAGGCTTTAACTTTGGCTATGCCATTGCACAATTATTTGCAGGATATTTATTTGCTCATCACTTGAAATTGCTCTTTATTATAGATGCTGTAACCGCTTTAATAGGTGTTGCGTTAATTGGTTTATTTGTGGGTGAAACCATTCAAGAAACAGCAAAGGAAAAGAAAGAAGAAAAACGTGTATTAGAGAAATCTGAAAAGGGCTCTGTTTTCAGAGTGTTATTTTCTAGACCGATACTCATTATGTTTGCCGTTGCACTATTTGGTTATCGCTTTATTTACTCTCAATGGTCATTTATGCTGCCACTTCATACAGCATTTAATTTTGGTGAAGAAGCAGGACCCATGTTATATGGTACACTGGGTGCGTTCAATGCAGTTATTGTTGTCTGTTTAACCCCATTATTAACAGCGTTATTTAGAAAGAAAACCAATGTAAAACGTGTCATCTATGCGGGGATACTATTTTTTCTAGGTTTTGGTCTGTTAGGTTTTATATCCACATATGAAGCATTTTTTGCATGTGTCTTCATCTTTACACTAGGGGAAATATTAGAGGCTACAAGTATCATGCCGTTTATTATGAACCATACACCCTCATCTCATCGAGGACGTATGAGTTCTGTTTTACCCTTAATCATGGGATTCGGTTTTACTGCAGGACCCCTTGTGATGGGGTCTGTCCTGGAAGCAACAAGCTTTGCCTTTGCATGGAAAGTAAGTGCAGTAATAGTGGGTATATCCACCATTGGTATGCTTGGTATTAATCGTTTTGAGAGAAATAGCCGAGTGATTGACGATGGGATGGATAAAGCGCTTAATGAAAGCGCTAGAGGTAGTGCATAA
- a CDS encoding biotin transporter BioY, with the protein MKIELRQMIMSGIFAALMIVSARTLSIPTPFGVPITFQLFFCVYAGLLLGAKAGLLSQIVYILIGFTGLPVFTAGGGINYVLKPTFGYIIGFAFAAFIIGLMVDHMKEVTFIKILTVSVMGYLAVYIIGNVYFYGVLNLYLKKPITLFAVFNTMGLYMLKDFVLLILAASTATVIIPVLRRAGYVRIA; encoded by the coding sequence ATGAAAATAGAACTTAGACAAATGATTATGAGTGGTATCTTTGCAGCCCTTATGATTGTATCGGCTAGAACGTTAAGTATACCAACACCTTTTGGCGTACCCATTACGTTTCAATTATTTTTCTGCGTGTATGCAGGTTTATTATTAGGTGCTAAGGCAGGTTTATTATCACAGATTGTCTACATTTTAATCGGGTTTACAGGCCTTCCTGTCTTTACAGCTGGCGGTGGCATTAATTATGTACTCAAACCCACTTTTGGATACATTATTGGTTTTGCATTTGCTGCATTCATCATTGGACTCATGGTGGACCATATGAAGGAAGTAACGTTTATAAAAATATTAACTGTATCCGTTATGGGTTATTTAGCGGTTTATATCATTGGTAATGTATATTTCTACGGTGTATTAAATCTGTACTTAAAAAAACCAATTACACTGTTTGCTGTTTTTAATACAATGGGCTTATATATGCTAAAAGACTTTGTATTACTTATTCTTGCAGCATCTACGGCAACAGTTATCATACCCGTTTTAAGAAGAGCAGGATATGTTAGAATTGCATAG
- a CDS encoding C25 family cysteine peptidase, with the protein MFFKLRKKVWFKNLVIMSVWVFIFAQLSMGVHGSTSDAHSRETGTSINHENDIEATVKASDDARTVITFDIKNFSIEPVMIDQESYYKIKCEDTRLMDEAGFPELPRLCSNIIIPNDSDVQLNIVEAVYTDYTLTPIVPSKGTITRDVNPETVPYEFNDIYNSTEWYPQNLAQLSEPFIMRDVRGATVYVHAFQYQPSTQTLRVYDTVTVEVVKTHSASKNVLNATKSQVNKEFDSMYDYLFLNYQSMPTKAPGNEKMLVITNDAYRTAMEPFVNWKNQKGIDTEMVNISQVSSRNSSTEIKNYIKNYYNQNNDLVYVLLVGDYAHISSPSYGYGVSDPEYTKIVGNDNYPDIFVGRFSAESVADVETQVERTLDFEKNGYNKMSWFKKGIGIASNEGPGHNNEYDYQHIDNIRSKLLGAGYTAIDRVYDPGARASTVTNGLNAGRGIINYCGHGSTTSFSTTGFNVYDIRNLDNDNMLPFIISVACVNGKFFDRTCFAEVWLRSTDNQGEPIGAIGTYMSTVNQPWVPPMTGQDAINDLIVNKTIGTFGGLCYLGGSKMLDNGGYSDILTFNTWTVFGDPSIQLFD; encoded by the coding sequence ATGTTTTTTAAGTTAAGAAAAAAAGTATGGTTTAAAAATTTAGTTATTATGAGTGTATGGGTGTTCATCTTTGCTCAATTATCAATGGGTGTTCATGGTTCAACATCAGATGCACACTCCAGAGAAACTGGGACAAGTATAAATCATGAAAATGATATTGAAGCGACAGTTAAGGCATCCGATGATGCACGTACAGTGATTACGTTTGATATTAAGAATTTTTCAATAGAACCCGTCATGATTGATCAAGAAAGCTACTATAAAATTAAATGTGAAGATACGAGACTCATGGATGAAGCTGGTTTTCCAGAACTTCCACGTCTGTGTAGTAATATTATTATCCCAAATGATTCCGATGTACAGTTAAATATTGTGGAAGCGGTGTATACGGATTACACCCTAACACCTATTGTGCCTTCCAAAGGAACCATAACAAGGGACGTTAATCCTGAAACTGTACCCTATGAATTTAACGATATTTATAATAGTACAGAATGGTATCCACAAAATCTAGCGCAATTAAGTGAACCTTTTATCATGCGCGATGTACGCGGTGCTACGGTCTATGTTCATGCATTTCAATATCAACCATCAACCCAAACACTAAGGGTATATGATACGGTTACTGTTGAGGTTGTTAAAACACATTCAGCTTCAAAAAATGTGCTAAATGCTACAAAAAGCCAAGTGAATAAAGAGTTTGACAGTATGTATGATTATCTGTTTTTAAATTATCAATCAATGCCAACGAAAGCCCCAGGTAATGAAAAAATGTTGGTCATTACCAATGATGCTTATCGAACAGCCATGGAACCATTTGTTAATTGGAAGAATCAAAAAGGCATTGATACGGAAATGGTCAATATCTCTCAGGTATCCTCAAGGAATTCCTCTACAGAAATAAAGAATTATATTAAGAACTATTATAATCAAAATAATGACTTAGTGTATGTTTTATTAGTGGGTGATTATGCCCATATCTCTTCACCTAGCTACGGTTATGGTGTGTCTGACCCTGAATATACGAAGATTGTAGGTAATGATAATTACCCAGATATCTTTGTAGGACGTTTTTCAGCAGAATCCGTTGCTGATGTAGAAACTCAAGTAGAACGGACCTTAGACTTTGAAAAAAATGGTTATAACAAAATGTCTTGGTTCAAAAAAGGCATCGGTATTGCTTCAAATGAAGGACCAGGACACAACAATGAGTATGATTATCAGCATATTGATAATATTAGAAGTAAGCTATTAGGTGCTGGTTATACGGCAATCGACCGTGTCTATGATCCAGGAGCAAGAGCTTCAACGGTGACTAATGGTCTGAATGCAGGAAGAGGCATTATTAATTACTGTGGTCATGGCAGTACCACATCTTTTTCAACAACAGGATTCAATGTATACGATATAAGAAATTTAGACAATGATAACATGTTGCCATTTATCATCAGCGTTGCATGTGTCAATGGTAAATTCTTTGATAGAACTTGTTTTGCTGAAGTATGGCTTCGGTCAACAGATAATCAAGGTGAACCTATTGGGGCTATTGGAACGTATATGTCAACAGTCAACCAACCTTGGGTACCACCAATGACAGGGCAAGACGCTATAAACGATTTAATTGTCAATAAAACAATAGGAACCTTTGGCGGCCTTTGTTATTTAGGTGGTAGTAAAATGTTAGATAATGGTGGCTACAGCGATATACTAACTTTCAACACGTGGACCGTATTTGGCGATCCTTCTATACAATTATTTGATTAA
- a CDS encoding polysaccharide deacetylase family protein, whose product MRKTNLDTRTITKVIGILLIVLAIMMLSNLLIEKTIATLSASKKSLPIYCVETDEKKVAISFDAAWGNDDTDVLLSILDEYNVKTTFFLVKMWVDKYPEDVKKMIAAGHDIGNHSSTHPHMSKLSEEGIKKELMDAHDAVKNLTGYEMDLFRPPFGDYNDKLVDTAKDCGYYTIQWDVDSLDWKEYGADHEVKTVLQHKALGNGSIILFHNDAKYTPEALPAILKGLQDEGYEIVPISEIIIRDDYYMDHTGRQMKKE is encoded by the coding sequence ATGAGGAAAACAAACCTGGATACAAGAACCATAACCAAAGTGATAGGTATACTACTCATTGTTTTAGCTATTATGATGCTTAGTAATTTATTAATTGAAAAGACAATTGCTACCTTGTCAGCAAGTAAAAAATCATTACCCATATATTGTGTGGAAACGGATGAAAAGAAAGTTGCTATAAGCTTTGATGCAGCATGGGGGAATGATGATACAGATGTCTTGCTCAGCATATTAGATGAATACAATGTAAAGACCACCTTTTTCTTAGTTAAGATGTGGGTGGATAAATACCCAGAAGATGTTAAAAAAATGATTGCAGCGGGTCACGACATAGGTAATCACTCCAGCACACACCCACACATGTCAAAGTTATCAGAAGAGGGTATAAAAAAAGAACTAATGGATGCACATGATGCGGTCAAGAATCTTACAGGGTATGAGATGGACCTATTTCGGCCACCTTTTGGGGACTATAATGATAAGTTAGTGGATACGGCTAAGGATTGTGGGTATTATACGATTCAGTGGGATGTTGATAGTCTTGACTGGAAAGAATACGGCGCTGACCATGAAGTAAAAACAGTCCTCCAACACAAAGCCCTTGGTAATGGCTCCATTATCTTATTCCATAATGATGCCAAGTATACACCAGAAGCTTTACCAGCTATTTTAAAGGGATTACAAGATGAAGGTTATGAGATTGTGCCTATTTCTGAAATCATTATTCGGGATGATTATTACATGGATCATACGGGTAGGCAGATGAAAAAGGAATAG
- a CDS encoding tetratricopeptide repeat protein, whose protein sequence is MRDNMIRFYDTSGNEMYVTKEKYIETILPHNIQQSWHNSDKLYQLIVMSLTDEIYQEMIKPAKRLKAIDTIPERAYTILGIVYMKNNQLKKAEKILKKYCRKYEETGSILTNLAKVYYEMGNEALGITTLEKAIQIDPNQDNGLAWYLSILNQKYDKAYVQSVLETLCELPKAWRPRLYLGSNKLADGQLEEGYDIFQSIIEDKHIYPESLKVIAGELGKAKLYEEALELLEPIYNIQKHDVATGLNMLNIYYHSKHYKSALILIDKLRNSGRVDLYKYLDEYREKIEKEQE, encoded by the coding sequence ATGCGTGATAATATGATAAGATTCTACGACACATCTGGTAATGAAATGTATGTTACAAAAGAAAAATATATTGAAACGATTTTACCACATAACATCCAACAATCTTGGCATAACAGCGACAAACTTTATCAATTAATCGTTATGTCACTTACGGATGAAATATACCAAGAAATGATTAAGCCTGCTAAACGTTTAAAGGCGATTGATACCATACCTGAGAGAGCTTACACCATACTGGGTATTGTCTATATGAAAAACAATCAATTAAAAAAAGCTGAAAAGATACTCAAGAAGTATTGTAGAAAATATGAAGAAACAGGCTCTATTCTTACGAACCTTGCGAAAGTCTATTATGAGATGGGTAACGAAGCATTAGGGATAACCACTTTGGAAAAGGCTATTCAAATAGATCCTAATCAAGATAACGGTTTGGCTTGGTACCTGTCCATTCTCAACCAAAAATATGATAAGGCATATGTTCAATCGGTTTTAGAAACACTATGTGAACTACCTAAAGCATGGCGTCCTAGACTCTATCTTGGTTCCAATAAGTTAGCAGATGGTCAATTGGAAGAGGGTTATGACATCTTCCAATCCATTATTGAGGACAAACATATCTATCCTGAATCCTTGAAGGTTATCGCTGGAGAATTGGGTAAAGCGAAGCTATACGAGGAAGCTCTTGAATTGCTTGAACCCATATACAACATTCAAAAACATGATGTAGCAACAGGACTTAACATGCTCAATATCTATTATCATTCTAAACATTACAAAAGTGCGCTTATTCTCATCGATAAACTTAGAAATTCTGGCAGGGTAGATCTGTATAAGTATCTGGATGAATATCGTGAGAAGATTGAAAAGGAGCAAGAATAA
- a CDS encoding NADH-quinone oxidoreductase subunit NuoE family protein yields MDTSKGLEQGFDELEAYIQALHEKQGALITVLHKAQTIFGYLPKDVQLFISEKLKLPVSKVYGVVQFYSFFTMIPKGKHRIAVCMGTACYVKGAEKVLEQFKKLLGIHEGETTVDGQFSLEALRCVGACGLAPVVVIDEQVYGKVSPKKVADMLSKHQQGGDET; encoded by the coding sequence ATGGATACTTCAAAGGGTTTAGAGCAAGGTTTTGATGAATTAGAAGCGTACATACAAGCATTACATGAAAAACAAGGAGCACTCATTACCGTGTTACACAAAGCACAAACCATTTTTGGTTACCTGCCAAAAGACGTTCAACTTTTTATTTCAGAGAAGTTAAAGCTTCCAGTGTCCAAAGTGTATGGCGTCGTGCAATTTTACTCTTTCTTTACCATGATACCAAAAGGGAAGCATCGCATAGCAGTCTGTATGGGTACTGCTTGTTATGTGAAAGGGGCAGAAAAAGTATTGGAGCAATTTAAAAAACTACTGGGTATTCATGAAGGTGAGACCACGGTGGATGGACAGTTCTCACTAGAGGCTTTGCGATGTGTCGGTGCTTGTGGGCTTGCTCCAGTCGTGGTCATTGACGAACAGGTTTATGGGAAAGTTTCACCTAAAAAAGTAGCTGACATGCTGTCAAAGCATCAACAAGGAGGTGACGAGACGTGA
- a CDS encoding NADH-quinone oxidoreductase subunit NuoF: protein MKEAAQTERSILVCGGTGCKSSRADQIIHQLEKEVKHHHLENRVKVIQTGCFGFCEKGPIVKMIPDNTFYVEVKPEDVKELVEEHVCHGRKVTRLLYVDPETSDVIADSDHMTFYKKQMRVALRNCGVIDPNQIMDYIAHDGYQALHKALTKMTPEEVIKEIDQSRLRGRGGGGFPTGRKWSFAKKNTSKEKYVICNADEGDPGAFMDRSILEGDPHSVIEAMALCGYAIGATQGIVYIRAEYPLAIKRLQKAIDDATSYGMLGQNIFQTNFHFQVQIKYGAGAFVCGEETALIHSMEGERGEPTMKPPFPAEAGYWGQVTNVNNVETLANIPVILQKGGEWFSHIGTSNSTGTKVFALAGKIKNVGLIEVPMGTTLREVIFDIGSGIIDEKAFKAVQTGGPSGGCLTEKDLDTPIDFDSLIAAGSMMGSGGMIVLDEEDCMVNVAKFYMGFIVEESCGKCTPCREGTKRLYELLEKITEGNGTMADIDTIRELSHMIGDASLCGLGQTAPNPVLSTLENFYEEYVAHVVDKACPAKYCRALITYTIDSHACIGCTACARACPSQAITGVVKKAHFIHQEQCDKCGICYDTCGFNAIQRQ, encoded by the coding sequence ATGAAGGAAGCAGCCCAAACCGAACGAAGCATCTTAGTTTGTGGTGGAACAGGTTGTAAATCGTCTCGTGCCGACCAGATTATTCATCAGTTAGAAAAAGAAGTCAAACACCACCATTTAGAAAATAGGGTAAAGGTTATCCAAACCGGTTGTTTTGGATTTTGTGAAAAAGGACCGATCGTTAAAATGATACCCGACAATACATTCTATGTGGAAGTTAAACCTGAAGATGTAAAAGAGCTGGTTGAAGAGCATGTATGTCATGGAAGAAAAGTAACAAGACTACTCTATGTGGACCCAGAGACATCAGATGTCATAGCAGATTCTGATCATATGACGTTTTATAAAAAGCAAATGCGGGTAGCCCTGAGAAATTGTGGTGTTATCGACCCTAATCAGATAATGGATTACATAGCCCATGATGGTTATCAGGCACTCCATAAGGCATTGACGAAGATGACCCCAGAAGAAGTCATTAAAGAAATAGATCAATCCAGGCTTAGAGGCAGGGGCGGTGGTGGTTTTCCAACAGGTCGAAAATGGTCATTTGCTAAGAAGAATACATCCAAAGAGAAGTACGTGATCTGTAACGCAGACGAAGGTGACCCAGGTGCTTTTATGGACCGTTCCATCTTAGAAGGTGATCCCCATTCTGTTATTGAAGCCATGGCCCTATGTGGTTATGCCATTGGAGCCACACAGGGGATTGTTTATATCCGTGCAGAATACCCCTTGGCAATAAAACGCTTACAAAAAGCAATCGATGATGCCACGTCCTATGGTATGCTTGGTCAAAACATTTTTCAAACAAACTTTCATTTTCAAGTTCAGATAAAATATGGGGCAGGTGCATTTGTATGTGGCGAAGAAACAGCTCTGATTCATTCCATGGAAGGTGAACGAGGAGAGCCAACCATGAAACCGCCATTTCCTGCTGAAGCTGGGTACTGGGGACAGGTCACCAACGTGAACAATGTAGAAACATTAGCCAACATTCCTGTTATTTTACAAAAAGGCGGCGAATGGTTTAGTCATATCGGTACAAGTAATTCAACAGGAACGAAAGTATTTGCTTTAGCTGGTAAGATTAAAAATGTAGGACTCATTGAAGTGCCTATGGGTACCACACTTAGAGAGGTTATTTTTGATATAGGCAGCGGTATTATTGATGAAAAAGCCTTCAAGGCTGTTCAGACGGGAGGGCCATCAGGAGGTTGTCTGACAGAAAAGGATCTGGACACACCCATTGACTTTGACAGTCTCATTGCAGCAGGGTCCATGATGGGATCAGGTGGTATGATTGTTCTGGATGAAGAAGATTGTATGGTCAATGTGGCCAAATTCTACATGGGATTTATCGTAGAAGAATCCTGTGGTAAATGTACACCTTGTCGAGAAGGTACAAAAAGACTATATGAGTTATTGGAGAAAATTACAGAAGGTAATGGCACCATGGCAGATATAGACACCATCAGAGAATTATCCCATATGATTGGGGATGCATCCCTTTGCGGTTTGGGGCAGACAGCACCGAATCCAGTCTTATCTACCTTGGAGAACTTCTATGAGGAATATGTGGCTCATGTAGTGGACAAAGCATGTCCAGCAAAATATTGTCGAGCTCTTATAACCTATACCATTGATAGCCATGCATGTATTGGCTGCACAGCTTGTGCCAGAGCATGCCCATCTCAGGCCATAACAGGTGTTGTAAAAAAAGCTCACTTTATCCATCAAGAACAATGTGATAAGTGTGGTATCTGCTATGATACATGTGGATTTAATGCTATCCAGAGACAATAG
- the fdhF gene encoding formate dehydrogenase subunit alpha has translation MNEVKITINGQERYVPEDFTLLMAAKQGDVFIPTLCHSELLEVAKGGACRLCVVEVEGRNRLLPACATTVWDGMVIHTDTERVIKSRKLNLELLLANHPLDCMTCEKAGDCRLQDYCYEYDVKTSRFAHGQVRNLPMDTTNRFYTYEPNKCILCGNCVRVCHELQKNGAIGRSLRGFVTHVTTPFEDGLEASSCVSCGNCIAVCPVGALTPRSKVKYRTWDVRRVKTTCPYCGVGCQMDLLIKGQQVVGVEPRHEVPNQGLLCVKGKFGYGFINHPDRLTSPLIKKNGTFEEASWEEALALIVKKVKTTKEAYGSEAFAGLSSARCTNEENYLFQKFMRAVLGTNNVDHCARLCHASTVAGLATTLGSGAMTNSIQEVLGADVIFVTGSNTTETHPVIGAFMKQAKDKGAKIIVAEPRRIELAEEADVFLQIKPGTNVALFNGMMHVIIKEGLMDQQYKDTRTENFEALEKTVASYNPRYVADICGVCPEDIEEAARLYARADKAGIFYSMGVTQHTTGTHGVMATSNLALLCGNIGKASAGVNPLRGQNNVQGACDLGALPGDLPGYQKVYHDHVIDKYEKHWGKKLPDQAGLTVTEMIKKGEEGTIKFLYVMGENPMISDPDINHVKKALETIDFIVVQDIFLTETARMADVILPAASFAEKEGTFTNTERRIQRVRKAINPIGNSKPDWVIIMDLMYKLDYPKTYNHPSEIMEEIAALTPIYGGITYERIEQEGLQWPCPTKEHLGTVYLHKDTCMRGLGLFKPADYMESAEVTDADYPYILTTGRMLYHFHTKTMTGRVEAIQAMYPHSFIQINPTTANRLGLVDGDCVQVTSRRGQVITTASITDIVEEDVCFMPFHFADGAANYLTNTAVDPIAKIPELKVSAVRLEKVLPPIEIRENA, from the coding sequence ATGAATGAGGTGAAGATTACCATTAATGGGCAAGAACGATATGTCCCTGAAGATTTCACCCTATTAATGGCTGCAAAACAAGGGGATGTTTTTATTCCAACCTTATGCCATAGTGAATTACTAGAGGTAGCAAAGGGTGGAGCATGCCGCTTATGTGTTGTGGAAGTGGAGGGAAGAAATCGTTTATTACCAGCTTGTGCAACAACTGTTTGGGATGGGATGGTCATACATACGGATACAGAACGGGTAATAAAGTCCCGTAAGCTTAATTTAGAATTATTATTAGCCAATCACCCCCTTGATTGCATGACTTGTGAAAAAGCAGGGGATTGCCGTTTACAAGATTATTGTTATGAATACGATGTGAAAACATCCAGGTTTGCTCATGGTCAGGTAAGAAATTTACCCATGGATACCACCAATCGTTTCTATACCTATGAGCCTAATAAATGTATTCTATGTGGTAATTGTGTGAGGGTGTGCCATGAACTTCAAAAAAATGGTGCCATTGGTCGTAGCTTAAGAGGATTCGTAACCCATGTGACCACACCTTTTGAAGACGGTCTTGAAGCGTCCAGTTGTGTGTCTTGCGGCAACTGCATAGCCGTATGTCCAGTAGGCGCACTGACACCTAGATCAAAGGTGAAATACCGAACTTGGGATGTAAGACGTGTAAAGACCACATGTCCTTACTGTGGTGTAGGCTGTCAGATGGATTTATTAATCAAAGGTCAGCAAGTGGTTGGTGTGGAACCTCGTCATGAAGTACCCAATCAAGGCTTGCTTTGTGTAAAAGGCAAGTTTGGCTATGGCTTTATTAACCATCCAGACCGTCTTACAAGTCCCCTTATTAAGAAAAACGGAACATTTGAAGAAGCGTCGTGGGAAGAAGCTTTAGCTTTAATCGTTAAGAAGGTTAAAACCACCAAAGAAGCATACGGTTCAGAAGCATTTGCAGGCTTATCTTCTGCCAGATGTACCAATGAAGAGAATTATCTCTTTCAGAAGTTCATGCGGGCTGTTCTAGGTACGAACAATGTGGACCATTGTGCTCGACTATGCCATGCTTCTACAGTTGCAGGTCTTGCAACCACGTTAGGCAGTGGTGCAATGACCAACAGCATTCAAGAAGTACTGGGGGCGGATGTAATCTTCGTGACAGGTTCCAATACCACAGAAACCCACCCTGTTATTGGTGCATTTATGAAACAAGCAAAAGATAAAGGGGCTAAAATCATTGTAGCAGAACCTCGAAGAATTGAATTAGCTGAAGAAGCAGATGTATTCTTACAGATTAAACCAGGCACCAATGTGGCTCTATTTAACGGTATGATGCACGTCATCATTAAAGAGGGTCTCATGGATCAGCAGTATAAGGACACCCGAACAGAGAATTTTGAAGCATTAGAGAAAACCGTTGCGTCCTATAACCCAAGATATGTAGCTGATATCTGTGGTGTTTGTCCAGAAGACATAGAAGAAGCCGCACGCTTATATGCACGTGCAGACAAAGCGGGTATTTTTTATTCCATGGGGGTTACCCAACATACAACAGGTACCCATGGTGTCATGGCAACGTCTAATCTTGCTTTATTATGTGGGAACATTGGGAAGGCATCAGCCGGTGTTAACCCATTAAGAGGGCAAAATAATGTTCAAGGAGCTTGTGATCTAGGCGCATTGCCTGGGGATTTACCCGGTTATCAGAAGGTCTATCATGATCATGTTATCGATAAATATGAAAAACATTGGGGCAAGAAATTACCTGATCAAGCAGGTCTTACCGTGACAGAGATGATAAAAAAAGGTGAAGAAGGTACCATTAAGTTTCTGTATGTCATGGGTGAAAATCCAATGATTTCAGACCCGGATATCAATCATGTGAAGAAAGCCTTGGAAACCATTGATTTCATCGTTGTTCAAGATATATTTTTAACGGAAACGGCTCGGATGGCAGATGTGATATTACCAGCTGCATCTTTTGCAGAAAAAGAAGGCACATTCACCAATACAGAAAGGCGGATTCAGCGGGTTAGAAAAGCCATTAATCCTATAGGTAACAGTAAACCTGATTGGGTGATTATCATGGACCTGATGTATAAACTGGATTACCCTAAGACCTATAATCATCCATCGGAAATCATGGAAGAAATAGCAGCGCTTACACCCATTTATGGGGGCATAACCTATGAACGAATTGAACAAGAAGGTTTACAATGGCCTTGTCCAACCAAGGAGCATCTTGGAACCGTATATTTGCATAAAGATACGTGTATGCGAGGGTTAGGTCTATTTAAACCAGCAGATTACATGGAAAGTGCTGAGGTAACAGACGCAGATTACCCATATATCCTAACCACAGGCCGTATGCTTTATCATTTCCATACAAAAACCATGACAGGACGGGTTGAGGCCATTCAAGCCATGTACCCACACTCCTTTATTCAGATTAACCCAACCACAGCTAACCGCTTGGGGTTAGTAGATGGTGATTGTGTCCAAGTAACGTCCCGAAGGGGACAGGTGATAACCACAGCAAGTATCACGGATATTGTTGAAGAAGATGTGTGTTTCATGCCCTTTCATTTTGCAGATGGGGCAGCCAATTACTTGACCAATACGGCTGTTGACCCCATCGCTAAAATACCGGAATTAAAGGTAAGTGCAGTCCGTTTGGAAAAAGTGCTTCCTCCAATAGAAATACGTGAGAATGCATGA